A window of Glycine soja cultivar W05 chromosome 2, ASM419377v2, whole genome shotgun sequence genomic DNA:
GAAGCTGCAACAAAATCTTCCTGATCTTTGCTTTGAGGTTATGGCATCGGCGGGTGTAGCACCTGCTTCTGGGGTAAGAGATGTGAATGCAAGTTCTGTTGCTGTTGAAAGGTTGCCTGATGAGATGAATGGCATGAAAATTAGGGATGAAAGGGTAAAGTTAAAATGTCTATTTTATCTTGGTCTGTTTGCCTTTCACTTTGCATCACGCCTTCACCCATTTGAGCAACTTCCTGATAAATATGTAGTATACTTATGTAGTAACctgttaaaacaaaatgcaGGAAATGGAAGCAACTGTGGTAGATGGAAATGGGACTGAAACAGGACATATAATTGTTACTACCATTGGTGGTAAAAATGGCCAGCCAAAGCAGGTCTGTTTGTGATATCTTATATTTGTTACCTGGACAATCAATTTGTCTGTTTGCATTTGCATGGTTACTTATGCATGGTTATTGCGATGCAACATTTTCATGATTGCAGACAATAAGCTACATGGCTGAGCGAGTTGTTGGAAATGGATCATTTGGTGTAGTTTTCCAGGTTAGCCCCTTGTATATTATTTAGTGTGCATCTTTTAATTGTATGGTAGTGATGCTTTGCAGTATATTGATGTTTACTTTGTCTTTTGCCTTTATTATGTAGGCAAAGTGCTTGGAGACAGGGGAAACTGTGGCTATAAAGAAGGTTCTTCAAGACAAGAGGTACAAGAACCGGGAATTGCAAACCATGCGTCTTCTGGATCACCCCAATGTTGTAACTTTGAAGCATTGCTTCTTTTCAACAACTGAAAAAGACGAGCTTTATCTTAATTTGGTACTTGAGTATGTTCCTGAGACTGTCCACCGAGTTATCAGGCATTACAACAAAATGAATCAAAGAATGCCTTTGATATACGTGAAACTCTATTTTTACCAGGTATATTTCtatgtaatatattaaaattaattttttttctttcttgtaagtTTTACTATTAAGGCAATTGTCTATATCACTTTGTTGTTTCtcatttcttctatttcttattttttagatatGTAGAGCACTAGCTTATATTCACAACTGCATTGGAGTGTCTCACAGGGACATAAAACCTCAAAATTTACTGGTACGTTCACATGAAAGCTTGTTCCTTTAGTTTCTCTAGCTTTCTGTAATGATCTGCATTTTGCATCTTAAATCAGCGTATGAGGTAGAGCTATAGTGTGTTTGGAACAGCTTCAGGGCAAGAGAAATCAATTAACTTTTCATGGTGAAGCTGAAAAAACAAATAGttgcttttactttttctatttttcatgatATCACCATGATTTTGTGGGGTAGAATTGATTTCATGTGTTATCCAAACACTACTAGTTTGCTTCTGTATGTATTTTCCCCTTTTGTAAAACTAATATACTTTCATATATGATGAATCTCTTTTGGATATTTCCTGATGACAGGTCAATCCTCACACTCACCAGCTAAAGATTTGTGACTTTGGGAGTGCAAAAGTCTTGGTATGTTTATTCTCAACCTGGCATTTTTATTATCTGTTTTTAACTTTCTATCTGAATTCTGATGTGTTACCATGAATAAATTTTGCACTTATTTGACAGGTCAAAGGCGAACCAAACATATCTTATATCTGTTCTAGGTACTATAGAGCACCTGAGCTTATATTTGGTGCAACTGAGTACACCACGGCCATTGATATCTGGTCAGCCGGTTGTGTACTTGGTGAACTATTGCTTGGCCAGGTATCTTGCTTTTAAGTATGTTTGATTCTGCTATTTAGAATTCACATCTGTGCAagaattaataatgaatttctgtTGTTGTTAGCCTCTATTCCCTGGTGAGAGTGGAGTAGATCAGCTTGTTGAAATTATCAAGGTAAGATAAATTCTAAAGATTTATAGTTTGCTCTGTAAAATCCAGGCATTTCATGGCTGTTTTGTGTCCTTGCATTGAATGATCTGCACATGAGTTTATTGTGATTGCATTTTCTTGTAACTAGTTTGTAGACATCCATAATAATAGTccccttgttttatttttcccttttgccTCATTCAGTGCCGTGTTATCTTTGAGTACTTGTAAAGAGATTTGGGATTCACATGCA
This region includes:
- the LOC114378114 gene encoding glycogen synthase kinase-3 homolog MsK-2 translates to MASAGVAPASGVRDVNASSVAVERLPDEMNGMKIRDEREMEATVVDGNGTETGHIIVTTIGGKNGQPKQTISYMAERVVGNGSFGVVFQAKCLETGETVAIKKVLQDKRYKNRELQTMRLLDHPNVVTLKHCFFSTTEKDELYLNLVLEYVPETVHRVIRHYNKMNQRMPLIYVKLYFYQICRALAYIHNCIGVSHRDIKPQNLLVNPHTHQLKICDFGSAKVLVKGEPNISYICSRYYRAPELIFGATEYTTAIDIWSAGCVLGELLLGQPLFPGESGVDQLVEIIKVLGTPTREEIKCMNPNYTEFKFPQIKAHPWHKIFHKRLPPEAVDLVSRLLQYSPNLRCTALEALAHPFFDELRDPNTRLPNGRYLPPLFNFRANELKGVPPEMLVKLIPSHARKQCALFAS